The following DNA comes from Mastomys coucha isolate ucsf_1 unplaced genomic scaffold, UCSF_Mcou_1 pScaffold11, whole genome shotgun sequence.
GTCCGCGACTTGTTGGCGGAGCAGCGGTATGCCGGCCGGGTGCTGCCCTCTGACCTGGACCTGCTGCTGCACATGAACAACGCGCGGTACCTGCGCGAGGCCGATGTGGCGCGCGCCGCGCACCTGACCCGCTGCGGTGTGCTGGGGGCGCTGCGCGACCTGAGCGCGCACTCGGTGCTGGCCGCCTCGTGCGCGCGCTATCGCCGCTCGCTGCGCCTGTTTGAGCCGTTCGAGGTACACACGCGACTGCTAGGCTGGGACGACCGCGCCTTCTACCTGGAGGCGCGCTTTGTCAGCCTTCGCGACGGTTTCGTGTGCTCCTTGCTGCGTTTCCGGCAGCACGTGCTAGGCACCTCGCCGGATCGGG
Coding sequences within:
- the Them6 gene encoding protein THEM6: MLEMLVASLALALAFFALLDGWYLVRVPCAVLRARLLQPRVRDLLAEQRYAGRVLPSDLDLLLHMNNARYLREADVARAAHLTRCGVLGALRDLSAHSVLAASCARYRRSLRLFEPFEVHTRLLGWDDRAFYLEARFVSLRDGFVCSLLRFRQHVLGTSPDRVVQHLCKRRVEPPELPEDLKHWITYNETSSQLLRAESGLSDRKDQ